One Maribacter cobaltidurans genomic window carries:
- a CDS encoding multicopper oxidase family protein, which yields MDRRDFIATGALSTAGMIFFPGNLLAKESKELLKTKFPQPLPFKQDGEWKEFELYVDVKIQEPAPGFSFHTLAFNDMVPGPEIRVNYGDKVRVKFKNKSKLNHTIHWHGMHVPWRMDGVPMVTQLSVMPNNEFIYEFEAKPIGTHFYHCHWGTVLHMQAGMFGSLIVEDPNDTIKKQFPYEREYTLIYSAHDVNFIRQEMNRMLERMDERSYLMSKGRFDHERWAVFNNHDQLNESIKNGWEPPYALNRRAPAGIPQADWFTVNGKSYPDTPYLFIKSGENIRVRLINAGAEIHNLHLHGHDFWMVADDGIPIPQPWKRNTVPLTPGKTYDIIIEGNNRGIWTFHDHDTRKVTNNGLYPGGNLLALVYEDLPEDELIISKYSGNPMYKNTGMNMNSNMKSMLMGDDKLPKIALDE from the coding sequence ATGGACAGACGCGATTTCATTGCAACAGGTGCATTAAGCACAGCAGGGATGATATTTTTCCCGGGTAATCTGCTCGCTAAGGAGAGCAAAGAATTATTAAAGACAAAATTTCCACAACCCTTACCATTCAAACAAGATGGAGAATGGAAAGAGTTTGAACTTTATGTTGATGTCAAAATACAAGAACCGGCACCAGGTTTCTCATTTCACACATTGGCATTTAACGATATGGTGCCTGGGCCAGAAATCAGAGTGAATTATGGTGATAAAGTCAGGGTTAAATTTAAGAATAAGTCAAAATTAAATCACACCATTCATTGGCATGGAATGCATGTGCCTTGGCGTATGGACGGAGTACCAATGGTAACACAACTAAGTGTAATGCCCAATAATGAATTTATTTATGAATTTGAAGCAAAACCTATAGGGACCCATTTTTATCATTGTCATTGGGGAACCGTTTTACATATGCAAGCTGGCATGTTCGGTAGTTTAATAGTTGAAGACCCTAATGATACAATTAAAAAGCAATTCCCTTACGAGAGAGAATATACATTAATTTATTCTGCCCACGATGTAAATTTTATCAGGCAAGAAATGAATAGAATGTTGGAGCGCATGGATGAACGTTCTTATTTAATGAGTAAAGGAAGATTTGACCATGAACGTTGGGCAGTCTTTAATAATCATGACCAATTAAATGAATCTATTAAAAATGGATGGGAACCACCATACGCTTTAAACAGACGTGCACCTGCAGGAATTCCACAGGCTGATTGGTTTACAGTAAATGGAAAATCTTATCCTGATACACCATATCTTTTCATTAAATCTGGTGAAAACATCCGTGTTCGACTCATAAATGCTGGTGCTGAAATACATAATTTACACTTACATGGTCATGATTTTTGGATGGTAGCTGATGATGGTATTCCTATACCACAACCTTGGAAAAGAAACACAGTACCCCTTACACCAGGAAAGACTTACGATATTATAATCGAAGGAAACAATAGAGGTATATGGACATTTCATGACCATGACACCCGTAAAGTGACTAATAATGGTCTGTACCCAGGTGGAAATTTGTTAGCTCTGGTTTATGAAGATTTACCTGAAGATGAATTGATTATCTCTAAGTATTCTGGAAACCCAATGTATAAAAATACAGGGATGAATATGAATTCAAATATGAAGAGTATGCTAATGGGCGATGACAAGCTACCCAAAATTGCTTTAGACGAATAA
- a CDS encoding tyrosine-type recombinase/integrase produces MKTVKLIQGKQNGDDVIIISFYANETLENHLIQLKELNRDNSNGKFYIKNTGQNLSLVFNHMRKINCYVDYTELKQKQTVKTKKKVKLYLPPIDSPNKQDLDRFRKWLEEKRLSPNTINTYVEVTNFFLRYNILKNSRSHSKRLVESFNYEFIVREGKSISYQNQCINGIKKYFLFKGIDIGALNLTRPKKERKLPVVLSKEEVRSIIDATHNLKHKTLLSLIYSGGLRIGEAINLRIDDIDSGRMLIHIKGAKGKKDRYTLLSASFLRMLREYYKQFRPKEYLFEGQKELKYSAGSAQSVLKKAVMNSGIRKKVTLHTLRHSFATHLLESGTDIRYIQELLGHNSPKTTMIYTHVTENSIKNINNPFDNL; encoded by the coding sequence ATGAAAACTGTAAAACTGATTCAAGGAAAACAAAATGGGGATGATGTTATTATCATTAGCTTCTATGCCAATGAAACATTGGAAAACCATCTTATCCAACTAAAGGAGTTGAATAGAGATAATTCAAACGGTAAATTCTATATCAAGAACACAGGCCAGAACTTAAGTCTTGTATTCAATCATATGCGCAAGATAAATTGCTATGTGGACTATACCGAATTAAAGCAAAAGCAAACTGTTAAAACTAAAAAGAAAGTAAAACTTTATTTGCCGCCCATTGATTCACCGAACAAACAAGACTTGGATAGGTTCAGGAAGTGGTTGGAGGAGAAAAGATTGAGTCCCAACACTATAAACACCTACGTTGAGGTTACCAATTTTTTTCTCAGGTACAACATCTTGAAAAATTCTAGAAGCCACTCAAAAAGGTTGGTCGAATCCTTTAATTATGAATTCATCGTCCGGGAAGGAAAATCGATATCCTATCAAAATCAATGCATCAACGGCATAAAGAAGTATTTTTTGTTCAAGGGCATAGATATTGGTGCGTTAAACCTAACCAGACCAAAGAAAGAGAGAAAACTTCCCGTTGTCCTGAGCAAGGAAGAGGTAAGGTCCATCATCGATGCCACCCACAATCTAAAACATAAAACACTATTGTCTCTTATCTACTCCGGTGGGCTAAGAATAGGTGAAGCTATCAATCTTCGAATCGACGATATAGACAGTGGAAGAATGTTGATACACATAAAAGGCGCAAAAGGAAAAAAAGATAGATATACATTATTATCAGCCAGTTTTTTAAGAATGCTTCGGGAGTACTATAAACAGTTTAGGCCAAAAGAATATTTATTTGAAGGTCAAAAAGAATTAAAATATAGTGCCGGTAGTGCACAAAGTGTTTTAAAAAAAGCTGTTATGAATTCGGGAATACGGAAAAAGGTTACTCTTCACACGCTAAGGCATAGTTTTGCAACACATTTATTGGAAAGTGGGACCGATATCCGTTATATCCAAGAGCTTTTGGGGCACAATAGTCCAAAGACCACAATGATCTATACACATGTGACCGAGAATAGTATCAAAAACATCAACAACCCATTCGATAACCTTTGA
- a CDS encoding tetratricopeptide repeat-containing sensor histidine kinase has protein sequence MHISIIGRKPLKTICFFVIVLMNFYLTNAQNVQELEFLLSQPELTKRERIDILYTLSRELTYVNNLKSLEYAEEALHLATEIQDIDGIAYSYRILSSIYAINDNYFMSMEYIHKALDIFEKRNDEEGIANCYISLGHIYRGLNNRSQEINFHKKSFEIFNRLERTERIGVSAHNLGESYYNNKEFTKAENLTRFAIRINDSILNLPVLSSCYKVIGLIKEHEKQIDSANYYFNKVLQISDELGDNAQKVATVEALMHLAKIAETNKNYNLQYQYLEQTEAFCEKFNLNRSLLRVYHELQKFYLDKNNTEKALYYLNAYNELSNAIHRIQLEDRNRLTESMASIHQLNTTTEALEKENAAQASTIFYRNISLCITALFLIGLFVVMRKLRRINKELIAQNKTINHQKNELQELNATKNKFFSIVAHDLRSPLTSLKSFSSVLVDHIDLLSKEEILSMGKKLDISVDNTLKMADNLIVWAKSQMNVIEDKKELIHLKQVVNDVVLIFKEIAGNKEVRLVTSIMGSPKFMGDKDQVEFIIRNLINNAIKFTPRKGIVSVSVTQTSKHIKIVVADTGVGMSSEFRDNLFSIQKSKGILGTEGEKGSGLGLVLSSEFVKRNDGEIQVESLEEKGTTITVTLTREKNVA, from the coding sequence ATGCATATTTCAATTATTGGTAGAAAACCATTGAAGACCATATGTTTTTTTGTCATTGTTCTTATGAATTTCTACTTGACAAACGCACAGAATGTTCAGGAACTTGAATTTTTACTTTCTCAACCGGAGTTAACAAAAAGGGAACGGATAGATATTTTATATACCCTAAGCCGTGAATTGACCTATGTCAACAACCTAAAGTCCCTTGAGTATGCCGAAGAAGCATTACATCTTGCCACGGAGATTCAAGACATTGATGGCATCGCATACAGTTATAGAATACTTTCCAGCATCTATGCCATTAACGATAATTATTTCATGAGCATGGAGTATATCCACAAAGCCCTGGATATTTTTGAAAAACGTAACGATGAGGAAGGAATAGCGAACTGTTACATTTCCTTGGGCCATATTTATCGCGGTTTGAACAATCGTTCACAGGAAATAAATTTTCATAAAAAATCCTTCGAAATCTTTAATCGTCTTGAAAGAACAGAGCGTATTGGGGTTTCGGCACACAATCTTGGCGAAAGCTATTATAATAATAAGGAATTCACAAAAGCCGAAAACCTTACCCGTTTCGCCATTCGCATAAATGATTCAATACTCAATCTACCTGTGCTTTCAAGTTGCTACAAAGTAATAGGTCTAATCAAGGAACATGAAAAACAAATAGATTCGGCGAATTACTATTTTAATAAAGTACTTCAAATTTCCGATGAACTAGGAGATAATGCACAAAAGGTGGCCACGGTTGAAGCTTTAATGCACTTGGCTAAAATCGCAGAAACAAATAAAAACTATAATCTTCAATATCAATATCTTGAGCAAACGGAAGCCTTTTGTGAAAAATTTAATTTAAACCGGTCGCTGCTCAGGGTTTATCACGAGTTACAAAAATTCTATTTAGATAAGAATAATACAGAGAAGGCTTTGTACTATCTCAACGCATACAATGAGCTTTCCAATGCTATACATAGGATTCAATTAGAAGATCGAAATAGACTTACGGAAAGTATGGCTTCCATTCACCAATTAAATACAACAACCGAAGCCCTTGAAAAAGAAAATGCGGCCCAGGCATCAACTATTTTTTATCGCAACATCAGTTTATGCATCACGGCCCTCTTTTTAATAGGACTATTTGTGGTGATGAGAAAACTGAGACGTATTAATAAGGAATTAATCGCCCAAAATAAAACCATAAATCATCAAAAAAATGAATTGCAAGAACTCAACGCTACAAAAAATAAATTCTTTAGTATCGTTGCCCACGATTTGCGAAGTCCTTTAACCTCTTTGAAATCTTTTAGTTCCGTATTGGTTGATCATATCGATTTGTTGAGCAAGGAAGAAATCCTGTCCATGGGAAAAAAACTAGACATATCGGTTGACAACACATTGAAAATGGCCGACAATTTAATTGTTTGGGCCAAAAGTCAAATGAACGTTATCGAGGATAAAAAGGAACTAATACATTTAAAGCAAGTGGTTAACGATGTTGTTCTAATTTTCAAAGAAATTGCGGGCAACAAAGAGGTAAGACTCGTCACTTCCATAATGGGTTCCCCTAAATTTATGGGGGATAAAGATCAGGTGGAGTTTATCATTCGAAATTTGATCAATAATGCCATAAAGTTTACCCCACGAAAGGGAATTGTAAGCGTATCAGTCACACAAACTTCCAAACACATTAAAATAGTTGTTGCCGATACAGGGGTAGGTATGTCTTCCGAGTTTAGGGATAATCTTTTTTCCATTCAAAAATCCAAAGGAATCCTAGGTACCGAAGGTGAAAAAGGGAGTGGTCTTGGACTCGTACTTAGCTCCGAATTTGTTAAACGAAACGATGGAGAAATACAAGTGGAGAGCTTAGAGGAAAAGGGTACTACCATTACTGTAACACTCACGAGAGAAAAAAATGTGGCATGA
- a CDS encoding DUF4202 domain-containing protein codes for MPTSDKMYKAFELFDEANKKDPNRETYLGKDYPKEVLYAIRMTEKLNEFEPDASEALKLTARAQHICRWEIPRDSYEMNRVGYLKWRQDLKKFHAEKASKILQDIGYDSETIDKVKFLLEKKQLKRNEETQILEDVICLVFLEFYFEPFAKEHQEEKVVDILQKTWRKMSEKGQEAALRLPLSQKSKRLVERALS; via the coding sequence ATGCCTACTTCGGATAAAATGTATAAGGCTTTTGAACTTTTTGATGAAGCGAACAAAAAAGACCCTAATAGGGAAACCTATCTTGGTAAGGATTATCCCAAGGAGGTTTTGTATGCGATTCGGATGACCGAAAAGCTCAATGAATTCGAACCTGACGCCTCTGAAGCCTTAAAATTAACGGCCAGGGCACAACATATTTGTAGATGGGAAATTCCTAGGGATTCATACGAAATGAATCGTGTTGGATATTTAAAATGGCGACAGGACCTTAAAAAGTTTCATGCCGAAAAAGCCTCAAAGATTTTACAGGATATTGGATATGATTCGGAAACGATAGACAAGGTAAAATTTCTGCTGGAAAAAAAGCAACTGAAACGAAACGAGGAAACCCAAATTTTGGAGGATGTCATTTGTTTGGTTTTTCTGGAATTTTACTTTGAGCCGTTCGCCAAGGAACATCAGGAGGAAAAAGTGGTGGATATTTTGCAAAAAACATGGCGTAAAATGTCCGAAAAAGGTCAGGAGGCTGCCTTAAGACTTCCATTGTCCCAAAAATCCAAGAGGCTAGTGGAAAGGGCATTATCGTAA
- a CDS encoding precorrin-2 dehydrogenase/sirohydrochlorin ferrochelatase family protein, giving the protein MERNELYPIFLKVSNLKILIVGGGNVALEKLTFLLKSSPNAMVEMVSPMFREETVQLAKSSNIIMHEDKYNTFYLDGKHIVVATTDNVAVNEQVYHDCRERSILVNVADNPPFCDFYMGGIVTKGNVKVAISTNGKSPTTAKRLRQFFEDVIPENIDDLVKNLNEFRKTIKGDFEEKVETLNEFTKGLVSKKKEE; this is encoded by the coding sequence ATGGAGCGAAATGAACTATACCCCATTTTTTTAAAAGTTTCCAACCTAAAAATATTAATCGTGGGAGGGGGTAACGTGGCCTTGGAGAAATTGACCTTTCTTTTAAAATCGAGTCCCAATGCAATGGTAGAAATGGTTTCCCCAATGTTTCGGGAGGAAACTGTTCAATTGGCCAAAAGTTCAAACATCATAATGCATGAGGATAAGTATAATACTTTCTATTTGGATGGGAAACACATAGTCGTGGCCACAACGGATAATGTTGCCGTGAACGAGCAAGTGTATCATGATTGTAGGGAACGCAGTATTTTAGTGAATGTGGCGGACAACCCTCCATTTTGTGATTTTTACATGGGAGGTATCGTCACTAAGGGTAATGTAAAAGTGGCCATTTCCACCAATGGAAAATCCCCCACGACCGCCAAAAGATTACGACAGTTTTTTGAGGATGTCATCCCCGAGAATATTGACGATTTGGTCAAAAACCTCAATGAATTTAGGAAGACTATAAAGGGCGATTTTGAAGAAAAAGTGGAGACCTTAAATGAATTCACCAAAGGATTGGTGAGTAAGAAAAAAGAGGAATGA
- a CDS encoding DUF7009 family protein yields MKIRIKGNTVRYRLTKSEVETLAQTGYYQEETPFGGKTFIYAIKADPATPELNVDFVNDTITMYLNKHKAVAWGNNDMVGFNSEIKTSKDTTLSLLLEKDFVCMDNRAEDQSDNYPNPKLENNT; encoded by the coding sequence ATGAAAATTAGAATCAAAGGGAATACGGTGCGATACCGACTCACAAAAAGTGAAGTCGAAACTTTGGCGCAAACGGGATATTACCAAGAGGAGACCCCCTTTGGCGGAAAGACCTTTATATATGCAATTAAGGCGGATCCAGCCACACCGGAATTGAATGTGGACTTTGTAAACGATACCATTACCATGTACCTGAACAAGCATAAAGCTGTGGCATGGGGAAACAATGATATGGTAGGTTTCAACTCGGAAATAAAGACCTCAAAGGACACCACCTTGTCGCTTTTGTTGGAAAAGGATTTTGTGTGTATGGACAATAGGGCAGAAGACCAATCGGATAATTACCCGAATCCAAAACTTGAAAACAACACTTAG
- a CDS encoding acyl-CoA dehydrogenase: MKLYSRENLDFILFDVLSVQELNKLTFFGEYDKENLGMILDTASELADKIKPEHIAESDRNEPELKNGRVQVHSAVHEFVKSYAEAGFVGAALPEALGGFQIPKTIVAAIDFILCSKSNSFIMYTDLAKGVANVIATFGTEAQKQRFLPNLLSGKWLGTMCLTETESGSSLANITTKAIPQSDGSYQIKGQKIFISAGDHDITENIIHLVLARIEGAPQGTKGISLFLVPTRLENGEDNDVGSIGIYHKMGQKATPAMHLEFGANDTCVGYLVGEAHKGLSHMFLMMDNARLSVGSMGAGIASAAYYHALRYAKERKQGKHLDESKDASESVAIINHPDVRRMLLSQKAFLEGTLGFILQCYSYLDLQKHSPNEDEVEKYTRLLNLLTPVAKTYGAEHGVSSVNQALQVFGGYGYTADFPLEQLARDVRILPIYEGTTGIHALGLLGRQVLRDQGKALAIWRDEVMKDVHQALEIKEIEASASRLSLEIEHFFEITQHLAELTKKNTADIYLADANLYMEFFGTLNVGWQWIKQAIVAYEKMQERPDAVFLKSKVKTMEFFFTYEIPNLKGLKERLLSLERTTVKTDDDEILM; encoded by the coding sequence ATGAAATTGTACTCAAGGGAAAACTTGGATTTTATTTTGTTCGATGTCTTGTCCGTTCAAGAATTGAACAAACTAACATTTTTTGGGGAGTATGATAAGGAAAACCTAGGAATGATATTGGATACGGCTTCCGAGTTGGCCGATAAAATAAAACCCGAGCATATTGCAGAATCCGATAGAAACGAGCCCGAACTAAAGAATGGCAGGGTCCAGGTGCATTCCGCCGTTCATGAATTTGTGAAGAGCTATGCCGAGGCCGGTTTTGTGGGAGCTGCATTACCGGAGGCCTTAGGCGGCTTTCAGATTCCCAAAACGATTGTCGCGGCGATCGATTTCATACTCTGTTCAAAGTCCAACAGCTTTATCATGTATACCGATTTGGCAAAAGGAGTGGCCAATGTCATTGCCACCTTTGGAACAGAAGCACAAAAACAGCGCTTTTTGCCCAATCTGTTATCCGGGAAATGGCTGGGAACTATGTGCCTAACAGAAACGGAATCGGGCAGTTCCTTGGCGAACATCACAACGAAAGCTATTCCCCAATCCGACGGTAGTTACCAAATAAAAGGGCAAAAAATATTCATCTCGGCGGGGGATCATGATATCACGGAAAATATAATTCACCTCGTTTTGGCAAGAATAGAGGGTGCTCCCCAGGGCACTAAGGGAATTTCCCTGTTCTTGGTTCCCACCCGCTTGGAAAATGGGGAGGATAATGACGTAGGCTCCATCGGTATCTATCATAAAATGGGACAGAAAGCTACGCCCGCCATGCATTTGGAATTTGGGGCCAACGATACGTGTGTGGGATATCTTGTGGGTGAAGCCCATAAAGGGCTGTCGCACATGTTTTTAATGATGGACAATGCTAGGTTAAGTGTAGGTTCCATGGGAGCGGGTATCGCTTCGGCCGCCTATTACCATGCACTTAGGTATGCCAAGGAGCGCAAACAGGGCAAACATTTGGATGAATCCAAGGATGCGTCGGAATCCGTGGCCATTATCAATCATCCGGATGTTAGGCGCATGTTGTTATCGCAAAAGGCATTTTTGGAAGGAACCTTGGGTTTCATTTTACAATGCTATAGTTACTTGGACCTTCAAAAACATAGTCCTAATGAGGATGAAGTGGAAAAATATACCCGTTTGTTGAATTTGTTGACCCCGGTGGCCAAGACCTATGGTGCGGAACATGGGGTAAGCTCCGTAAACCAGGCACTACAGGTTTTTGGCGGATACGGATATACGGCTGATTTCCCCTTGGAGCAATTGGCACGGGATGTCCGAATCCTTCCGATATATGAGGGCACTACAGGTATTCATGCTTTGGGATTATTGGGCAGACAGGTACTACGAGATCAAGGCAAGGCTTTGGCTATTTGGCGAGATGAGGTGATGAAGGATGTCCATCAAGCTCTTGAAATTAAGGAAATTGAGGCATCTGCGTCTAGGTTGTCCTTGGAAATTGAACATTTTTTCGAGATCACCCAACATCTGGCGGAACTCACAAAAAAGAACACGGCCGACATCTACCTTGCCGATGCCAATTTGTATATGGAGTTTTTCGGTACGTTGAACGTAGGTTGGCAATGGATAAAACAAGCTATCGTGGCCTATGAAAAAATGCAGGAAAGACCCGATGCTGTTTTCTTGAAATCTAAAGTTAAGACCATGGAGTTTTTCTTTACCTATGAAATTCCCAATTTGAAAGGTCTAAAAGAACGCTTGTTAAGTTTGGAACGAACTACGGTGAAGACGGATGATGATGAAATTTTGATGTAG
- a CDS encoding helix-turn-helix domain-containing protein, translating into MADSKDYSKIPSLTTSQFDEFLFPGWKPPNYPSYHKFHITRIEEYAQHLKVPVLPHRRTVNFFIFLTQGKAVRSKGLNSYEILPGHFYFLPADQITSLEYVSKDIAGFYCHFSSEIFQETLLKINLEKDFAFFRFNASPLVKIKELGTIPDILKILEDEYRKGDTNRFDLIPMYLATLLKEVNKQVDISSMESKPHLAALKITEQYKDALQRFIREKKTVAEYADYLSVSKNHLHKCVKSVTGKSAHSLLANMRILESKVLLRQTDLSIAEVAFNVGKVDQSDFTRFFKTQTGMTPREYRSILK; encoded by the coding sequence ATGGCCGATTCAAAGGACTATTCCAAAATACCCAGCCTCACCACCTCCCAATTCGATGAGTTTTTGTTTCCGGGGTGGAAACCACCCAATTATCCTTCCTATCATAAATTTCATATTACTAGAATAGAGGAATATGCCCAACACTTGAAGGTACCCGTTTTGCCCCATCGGCGAACGGTGAATTTTTTCATTTTCTTGACCCAAGGCAAGGCCGTACGGAGCAAAGGTTTAAATAGCTACGAAATTTTGCCGGGCCATTTTTACTTTCTTCCGGCCGATCAGATTACCTCCCTGGAATATGTCAGTAAGGATATTGCTGGGTTTTATTGTCATTTTAGTTCCGAGATATTTCAGGAAACCCTACTGAAGATAAATTTGGAAAAGGATTTTGCCTTTTTCAGGTTCAACGCCAGTCCTTTGGTAAAGATTAAGGAATTGGGGACTATCCCTGATATCTTAAAAATATTGGAAGATGAATATAGGAAGGGGGACACAAATCGATTCGATTTAATTCCCATGTACTTGGCCACTTTGTTAAAGGAAGTAAACAAGCAGGTCGATATTTCGTCAATGGAATCAAAACCTCACTTGGCGGCCCTCAAGATTACGGAACAATATAAGGACGCGTTACAGCGCTTTATTCGGGAGAAGAAAACTGTGGCCGAGTATGCCGATTATTTATCCGTTTCCAAAAACCATTTGCACAAATGTGTGAAGTCGGTCACCGGGAAATCCGCACATTCCTTGCTGGCCAATATGAGGATTTTGGAATCCAAAGTATTATTACGTCAGACCGATTTATCCATTGCCGAGGTTGCCTTCAACGTGGGCAAAGTGGATCAGAGCGATTTTACACGATTTTTCAAAACGCAGACTGGAATGACGCCCCGTGAATACAGGAGTATTTTAAAATGA
- a CDS encoding 3-hydroxyacyl-CoA dehydrogenase has protein sequence MNIKDKTFLITGGASGLGAAVANTIVDHGGHVLLIDLKEAEGSSLAKNLGTSALFKKADVTDEESVRSAINDGVQKFGVLHGAISCAGIGPAWRVLGKEGLHELEDFSKVIQVNLIGTFNVLRLAAEVIQQNEVGESGERGVIINTASVAAFDGQIGQAAYSASKGGIVSMTLPIAREFARFGIRVMTIAPGIFETPMLQGLPEDAKISLGQQIPFPSRLGKPEEYAALAKHIIENQMLNGEVIRLDGAIRMTAK, from the coding sequence ATGAACATTAAGGATAAAACATTTTTAATCACAGGCGGGGCTTCCGGATTGGGAGCTGCCGTTGCCAATACGATTGTAGACCATGGTGGACATGTCCTTCTTATCGACCTAAAAGAAGCGGAGGGAAGCAGTTTGGCCAAAAATTTGGGAACGTCCGCATTGTTTAAAAAAGCGGATGTTACGGATGAGGAAAGTGTCCGTAGTGCGATAAATGATGGGGTTCAGAAGTTTGGGGTCCTTCACGGGGCCATCAGTTGTGCAGGAATTGGTCCGGCCTGGAGGGTATTGGGCAAGGAGGGTCTGCACGAACTGGAAGATTTTTCCAAAGTGATACAGGTCAATCTAATAGGGACCTTTAATGTGCTGCGGTTGGCCGCTGAGGTAATCCAACAGAATGAAGTGGGTGAAAGCGGTGAGCGTGGGGTTATCATAAATACGGCTTCCGTCGCTGCCTTTGATGGTCAAATAGGGCAGGCAGCTTATTCGGCTTCCAAGGGAGGTATCGTTTCAATGACCTTGCCCATTGCCAGGGAGTTTGCCCGGTTTGGGATTCGGGTAATGACGATTGCCCCGGGTATATTCGAAACTCCGATGCTCCAAGGGTTGCCAGAGGATGCCAAGATATCCCTGGGGCAACAAATACCCTTTCCTTCCCGATTGGGTAAGCCGGAGGAATACGCGGCATTGGCAAAACATATCATTGAAAATCAAATGCTTAATGGCGAGGTAATTCGTTTGGACGGGGCCATACGCATGACGGCTAAATAA
- a CDS encoding crotonase/enoyl-CoA hydratase family protein, whose translation MGTDYKNIKTELKGKVFLVGLNRPEKRNAVNTDTIVEIEHVFSNVPKEAKCILIYGEGKHFCAGLDLSDLKESSAIEGMLHSRKWHSAMDKIQFSTVPVVALLHGACVGGGLELASACHIRVADESTFYALPEGQRGIFVGGGGSVRLPKLIGVSRMTDMMLTGRVYKADEGYQIGLSQYIEKTGKGMEKAEELAEKISENAPMTNFALTNILPRIVDGGHDVGLMMESMAGAIAQDAPEAKQRLRDFLEGRAKKVGEN comes from the coding sequence ATGGGTACAGACTATAAAAATATTAAAACGGAACTCAAGGGTAAGGTTTTCCTAGTCGGACTGAACCGACCGGAGAAACGGAATGCCGTAAATACGGATACGATTGTGGAGATTGAACATGTGTTTTCCAATGTTCCCAAAGAGGCCAAATGTATTTTAATCTATGGAGAGGGCAAGCATTTTTGTGCGGGGCTTGACCTATCGGATTTAAAGGAAAGTTCCGCCATCGAGGGCATGTTGCATTCCCGCAAATGGCACAGTGCCATGGATAAAATTCAATTCAGTACCGTTCCGGTGGTTGCGTTGTTGCACGGTGCCTGTGTAGGCGGTGGTCTGGAACTTGCAAGTGCCTGCCATATTCGGGTGGCCGATGAATCCACCTTCTACGCCCTTCCAGAAGGCCAGCGCGGTATTTTTGTTGGGGGAGGGGGCTCTGTTCGACTTCCCAAACTTATCGGTGTTTCAAGAATGACGGATATGATGCTGACAGGTCGCGTGTACAAGGCGGATGAAGGCTATCAAATAGGTTTGTCCCAATACATTGAAAAAACAGGAAAAGGCATGGAAAAAGCGGAGGAACTGGCGGAAAAAATTAGTGAAAACGCTCCCATGACCAATTTTGCGCTTACCAATATTCTGCCACGGATAGTGGATGGCGGTCATGATGTTGGTTTGATGATGGAATCTATGGCCGGTGCCATAGCCCAAGATGCCCCGGAGGCCAAACAACGGTTGAGGGACTTTTTGGAAGGCAGGGCAAAAAAAGTAGGAGAAAACTAA
- a CDS encoding DUF3237 domain-containing protein, with protein MRTRILFFWVCLVIGFFTEVNAQSKIPEPTLEFLFEENVLLEPAQELGVTTYGNRRIINIVGGTFEGPKLKGKILRGGADWQTVREDGTADLVAQYTLQTDDGALIYIVNKGVRHASPEVLQRMKNGEDVDPSEYYMRTAATFETSHEKYKWLNKIIAVASGARLADEVIIRFYQVN; from the coding sequence ATGAGAACGAGAATATTGTTTTTTTGGGTGTGTTTGGTAATAGGCTTTTTTACTGAAGTAAATGCACAATCCAAAATTCCTGAACCCACTTTGGAATTCCTTTTTGAGGAAAATGTCCTTTTGGAGCCGGCCCAGGAATTGGGTGTGACCACCTATGGTAACCGACGTATCATCAATATCGTGGGAGGTACCTTTGAAGGTCCCAAATTAAAAGGAAAGATTTTAAGGGGTGGAGCCGATTGGCAAACCGTAAGGGAAGACGGTACGGCGGACCTTGTAGCACAATATACCCTTCAAACCGATGATGGCGCACTGATTTATATTGTAAACAAGGGGGTAAGACATGCCTCTCCGGAAGTTTTGCAACGCATGAAAAACGGTGAAGATGTGGACCCAAGTGAGTATTATATGCGCACGGCCGCCACTTTTGAAACCTCCCATGAAAAATATAAATGGCTCAATAAGATTATCGCCGTAGCCAGCGGTGCCCGTTTGGCGGACGAGGTCATCATACGTTTTTATCAAGTTAACTAG